From Harpia harpyja isolate bHarHar1 chromosome 19, bHarHar1 primary haplotype, whole genome shotgun sequence, one genomic window encodes:
- the LOC128154662 gene encoding interleukin-20-like codes for MLGKARKIPKVNPRVISSRYLDKKRVLRSSSGQTSARQVNPHQRTRSPRQLAMLASCRSMKGSHLFLCLFSMSCWLNLMPAAGNKIFHFGPCRISMSVTEIRSGFTAIKANIQARDPIRTLSILSYPDSLHKVKSSDRCCITHHLFDFYVDKVFKHCKTEDAYVNRKISSIANSFLSVKRKLGQCHEENKCLCGQESTEKFKQILANYGGLNVTSAAIKSLGELDILLDWMEKSH; via the exons ATGctgggaaaagcaagaaaaatcccaAAAGTTAATCCAAGAGTTATTTCCTCCCGATACCTGGATAAAAAACGTGTTCTTCGGAGCTCTTCAGGTCAGACGTCAGCAAGACAGGTGAACCCACATCAAAGAACAAg GTCTCCCAGGCAGCTGGCCATGCTTGCATCCTGCCGTAGCATGAAGGGATCCCACTTATTCCTCTGCCTCTTCTCCATGTCGTGCTGGTTGAATTTGATGCCAGCAGCTGGGAACAAAATCTTCCACTTTGGACCCTGCAGGATTTCAATGAGCGTGACTGAGATTAGGTCTGGTTTCACAGCAATTAAAGCCAACATC CAAGCCAGAGACCCCATCAGGACCCTCAGCATCTTGTCTTATCCAGATTCTCTGCACAAGGTTAAG TCTTCAGATAGATGCTGCATCACCCATCACCTCTTCGACTTCTACGTGGACAAAGTTTTCAAACACTGCAAGACCGAGGATGCATATGTCAACCGAAAAATCAGCAGCATAGCCAACTCCTTCCTCAGTGTGAAGAGGAAACTTGGGCAGTGT CATGAGGAAAATAAGTGCCTGTGTGGACAGGAATCCACTGAGAAATTTAAGCAAATACTTGCGAACTATGGAGGG CTGAATGTCACATCTGCAGCAATTAAATCCCTCGGCGAGCTGGACATCCTACTAGACTGGATGGAGAAATCTCATTAG
- the PIGR gene encoding polymeric immunoglobulin receptor isoform X1, which yields MREKMTLLAFTFLLAFLPTESASSKYLPKAAISSPVFGPRQVYGLLNGSVTVKCFYPPTSVNRHDRKYWCRESATGCMTVVSTSGYTAPGYEGRASITDDPQAESFQIKISELTMADAGTYQCGVGINSRGLCHKVSLDVSKGPHVPEGAELFYVKLHSTLTMSCSFGKEYESWRKFLCKMEKKGCRNIIDSHGDVDKDYTGRALLSNEELPGSFSVVITQMGWEDSGLYLCGVGVYGEKGETKELDVHVYEESHVPQGKPTIIGVKESSVTFECHYDTLKNSSKYWCKWRQNGCARIIDNSGYVSPLYEGRVAMFDSPDNKTITIILNQLKDSDKGYYWCMTDEEKEQQSSTELEIIDGQPGLQGKKNVEVQVGSRVDLTCSYPCKYYSYQKYWCKWSSTRCTPMPASDQRQPGPDVICDTDNKTVILSFDSVTKSDQGWYWCGVKRNGVFGETMAVQLWVTEDTGSNADHSLDLLNVDNPNPAKGGFIPQGRAYNDAGVGSPAASESSDQGPSLSTISAVSVAGSILIILAAAFAVFKYRQLKRSDLVSIGSYRTNISMSDFESGKEYGASNNACMKETQETQIGGDEFVTTAATPESAAETKKAKRSSKEDADLAYSTFLLTSNSIAQGDPRGDSAPPAVSPPNWEG from the exons ATGCGAGAAAAAATGACTTTACTAGCATTCACCTTCCTGCTCGCCTTCCTCCCAACTGAATCTGCAAGCAGCAAATACCTCCCCAAGGCAGCAA TCTCAAGCCCTGTGTTCGGACCACGGCAGGTATATGGTCTGCTCAACGGGTCAGTTACCGTGAAATGCTTCTACCCTCCCACCAGCGTGAACAGACACGACAGAAAGTATTGGTGCAGGGAATCAGCCACGGGCTGCATGACCGTTGTCTCCACCAGCGGCTACACTGCTCCAGGCTACGAAGGCAGAGCCTCCATCACTGATGACCCACAGGCAGAAAGCTTCCAGATTAAAATCTCTGAGCTGACAATGGCAGATGCAGGCACCTACCAGTGCGGTGTTGGTATCAATAGCAGAGGGCTCTGCCACAAAGTCAGTCTGGATGTTTCTAAAG GTCCACACGTGCCTGAGGGAGCTGAGCTCTTCTACGTGAAGCTGCACAGCACTTTGACCATGTCCTGCAGCTTTGGGAAGGAGTATGAGAGCTGGAGGAAATTCTTGTGCAAGATGGAGAAAAAAGGCTGCCGTAACATCATCGATAGTCACGGGGATGTTGATAAAGATTACACAGGGAGAGCTCTGCTAAGCAATGAGGAGCTTCCAGGCTCATTCAGCGTTGTGATAACTCAGATGGGCTGGGAAGACTCTGGCTTGTACCTGTGCGGGGTTGGCGTCtatggggagaaaggagaaacaaagGAACTGGATGTGCATGTCTATGAAG AGTCACATGTTCCTCAAGGAAAGCCCACAATAATTGGAGTAAAAGAAAGTTCGGTAACTTTTGAATGCCACTATGACACTCTGAAGAATTCCTCAAAGTACTGGTGCAAGTGGAGACAGAACGGGTGTGCTCGGATCATAGATAACTCCGGGTACGTGTCACCCTTGTATGAAGGAAGAGTGGCCATGTTCGACAGCCCAGATAACAAGACGATCACCATCATCCTGAACCAGCTGAAGGACAGTGACAAAGGCTATTACTGGTGCATGACGGATGAGGAGAAGGAGCAGCAATCATCAACTGAGCTGGAGATCATAGATG GACAACCCGGACTGCAGGGAAAGAAGAACGTGGAGGTGCAAGTGGGTTCACGGGTCGATTTAACTTGCTCTTATCCATGCAAGTACTACTCGTACCAGAAGTACTGGTGCAAGTGGAGCAGCACCAGGTGCACTCCCATGCCTGCTTCTGACCAAAGGCAGCCGGGGCCAGACGTTATCTGTGACACTGACAACAAGACGGTCATCCTAAGCTTTGACTCGGTGACAAAGTCAGACCAAGGGTGGTACTGGTGTGGAGTGAAGCGCAACGGCGTTTTTGGGGAAACCATGGCAGTGCAGCTGTGGGTGACTGAAG ACACAGGAAGCAATGCTGACCACAGCCTGGACCTCCTGAACGTGGACAACCCCAACCCTGCCAAGGGTGGCTTTATTCCCCAAGGAAGAGCCTACAACGATGCTGGGGTCggcagcccagctgcctcagAAAG CTCTGATCAAGGCCCTAGCCTCAGTACAATTTCAGCCGTGAGCGTTGCTGGTTCCATCCTCATAATCCTTGCAGcagcttttgctgtttttaaatacAGGCAGCTGAAGAGATCTG ACCTGGTGTCCATCGGGAGCTACAGGACGAACATCAGCATGTCAGACTTCGAAAGCGGGAAGGAGTACGGCGCAAGCAATAACGCCTGCATGAAAGAGACCCAGGAGACTCAGATAGGAGGGGATG AGTTTGTCACCACCGCGGCCACCCCGGAAAGCGCTGCCGAGACAAAGAAGGCAAAAAGG AGCTCCAAGGAGGATGCCGACCTCGCCTACTCCACCTTCCTCCTCACCTCCAACAGCATCGCGCAGGGTGACCCCAGGGGGGACAGTGCTCCCCCGGCCGTGTCCCCCCCAAACTGGGAGGGCTAG
- the PIGR gene encoding polymeric immunoglobulin receptor isoform X2, whose amino-acid sequence MREKMTLLAFTFLLAFLPTESASSKYLPKAAISSPVFGPRQVYGLLNGSVTVKCFYPPTSVNRHDRKYWCRESATGCMTVVSTSGYTAPGYEGRASITDDPQAESFQIKISELTMADAGTYQCGVGINSRGLCHKVSLDVSKGPHVPEGAELFYVKLHSTLTMSCSFGKEYESWRKFLCKMEKKGCRNIIDSHGDVDKDYTGRALLSNEELPGSFSVVITQMGWEDSGLYLCGVGVYGEKGETKELDVHVYEESHVPQGKPTIIGVKESSVTFECHYDTLKNSSKYWCKWRQNGCARIIDNSGYVSPLYEGRVAMFDSPDNKTITIILNQLKDSDKGYYWCMTDEEKEQQSSTELEIIDGQPGLQGKKNVEVQVGSRVDLTCSYPCKYYSYQKYWCKWSSTRCTPMPASDQRQPGPDVICDTDNKTVILSFDSVTKSDQGWYWCGVKRNGVFGETMAVQLWVTEGSNADHSLDLLNVDNPNPAKGGFIPQGRAYNDAGVGSPAASESSDQGPSLSTISAVSVAGSILIILAAAFAVFKYRQLKRSDLVSIGSYRTNISMSDFESGKEYGASNNACMKETQETQIGGDEFVTTAATPESAAETKKAKRSSKEDADLAYSTFLLTSNSIAQGDPRGDSAPPAVSPPNWEG is encoded by the exons ATGCGAGAAAAAATGACTTTACTAGCATTCACCTTCCTGCTCGCCTTCCTCCCAACTGAATCTGCAAGCAGCAAATACCTCCCCAAGGCAGCAA TCTCAAGCCCTGTGTTCGGACCACGGCAGGTATATGGTCTGCTCAACGGGTCAGTTACCGTGAAATGCTTCTACCCTCCCACCAGCGTGAACAGACACGACAGAAAGTATTGGTGCAGGGAATCAGCCACGGGCTGCATGACCGTTGTCTCCACCAGCGGCTACACTGCTCCAGGCTACGAAGGCAGAGCCTCCATCACTGATGACCCACAGGCAGAAAGCTTCCAGATTAAAATCTCTGAGCTGACAATGGCAGATGCAGGCACCTACCAGTGCGGTGTTGGTATCAATAGCAGAGGGCTCTGCCACAAAGTCAGTCTGGATGTTTCTAAAG GTCCACACGTGCCTGAGGGAGCTGAGCTCTTCTACGTGAAGCTGCACAGCACTTTGACCATGTCCTGCAGCTTTGGGAAGGAGTATGAGAGCTGGAGGAAATTCTTGTGCAAGATGGAGAAAAAAGGCTGCCGTAACATCATCGATAGTCACGGGGATGTTGATAAAGATTACACAGGGAGAGCTCTGCTAAGCAATGAGGAGCTTCCAGGCTCATTCAGCGTTGTGATAACTCAGATGGGCTGGGAAGACTCTGGCTTGTACCTGTGCGGGGTTGGCGTCtatggggagaaaggagaaacaaagGAACTGGATGTGCATGTCTATGAAG AGTCACATGTTCCTCAAGGAAAGCCCACAATAATTGGAGTAAAAGAAAGTTCGGTAACTTTTGAATGCCACTATGACACTCTGAAGAATTCCTCAAAGTACTGGTGCAAGTGGAGACAGAACGGGTGTGCTCGGATCATAGATAACTCCGGGTACGTGTCACCCTTGTATGAAGGAAGAGTGGCCATGTTCGACAGCCCAGATAACAAGACGATCACCATCATCCTGAACCAGCTGAAGGACAGTGACAAAGGCTATTACTGGTGCATGACGGATGAGGAGAAGGAGCAGCAATCATCAACTGAGCTGGAGATCATAGATG GACAACCCGGACTGCAGGGAAAGAAGAACGTGGAGGTGCAAGTGGGTTCACGGGTCGATTTAACTTGCTCTTATCCATGCAAGTACTACTCGTACCAGAAGTACTGGTGCAAGTGGAGCAGCACCAGGTGCACTCCCATGCCTGCTTCTGACCAAAGGCAGCCGGGGCCAGACGTTATCTGTGACACTGACAACAAGACGGTCATCCTAAGCTTTGACTCGGTGACAAAGTCAGACCAAGGGTGGTACTGGTGTGGAGTGAAGCGCAACGGCGTTTTTGGGGAAACCATGGCAGTGCAGCTGTGGGTGACTGAAG GAAGCAATGCTGACCACAGCCTGGACCTCCTGAACGTGGACAACCCCAACCCTGCCAAGGGTGGCTTTATTCCCCAAGGAAGAGCCTACAACGATGCTGGGGTCggcagcccagctgcctcagAAAG CTCTGATCAAGGCCCTAGCCTCAGTACAATTTCAGCCGTGAGCGTTGCTGGTTCCATCCTCATAATCCTTGCAGcagcttttgctgtttttaaatacAGGCAGCTGAAGAGATCTG ACCTGGTGTCCATCGGGAGCTACAGGACGAACATCAGCATGTCAGACTTCGAAAGCGGGAAGGAGTACGGCGCAAGCAATAACGCCTGCATGAAAGAGACCCAGGAGACTCAGATAGGAGGGGATG AGTTTGTCACCACCGCGGCCACCCCGGAAAGCGCTGCCGAGACAAAGAAGGCAAAAAGG AGCTCCAAGGAGGATGCCGACCTCGCCTACTCCACCTTCCTCCTCACCTCCAACAGCATCGCGCAGGGTGACCCCAGGGGGGACAGTGCTCCCCCGGCCGTGTCCCCCCCAAACTGGGAGGGCTAG